From a region of the Triticum aestivum cultivar Chinese Spring chromosome 7D, IWGSC CS RefSeq v2.1, whole genome shotgun sequence genome:
- the LOC123166231 gene encoding uncharacterized protein has translation MQILVWMRSLLIISSDIVYAPAHAVIGDLCCELQSKEILVQRIYCHLIAEVCLEALRFSWLPLQGNICSPLANFLLKKSIGISLQSYWEGTNSFAVMLTPSLQMYEHKNKFSLLEHDISVVLRVAHGSIVIQCILVHQKMPNCSFGNTYRTKNYIGIVAYADSQWATTWFFSLVCVAVYKRFHGMYCSVARHDITTSNSASFFLRGPPYCLCLGGDMLYSSIISAHMASASLARKGLGRDAHFLFLGSSCSDSVLLIFETFDWRIAWPPPSRGHVLVSSYINCFSFFQVYLVVDRFSLNLLVLCVAELFTYNSEISQWIIAWFLKLGHSASAIMLKQAFSQSLELWHITVLGSTLKTSTITRPLVLLHWDPGVGFINDSWLCWKCFSLKDNFSWPQFVTRNLFVTSQWNHGLLSLITLAGWEFTSRYMSITYSKLVQVTGHLSSPYNPPATTDCIWTNDRGKIEWSLGIFLDLRNCRELEHWTRESELNLSEIPVSETRTSGAPNIKMDIVCRLIHQWKEYFLDGRIATLPMIKIGEAITYVRVESDNRAWLLCPEQFYTSLDGILPFICDLGNSMFLCG, from the coding sequence ATGCAAATTCTTGTCTGGATGAGGAGCTTATTAATTATATCGAGTGATATAGTCTATGCACCAGCTCATGCTGTGATTGGGGATTTGTGCTGTGAGCTTCAGAGCAAGGAAATTCTAGTACAAAGAATATATTGTCATCTGATTGCGGAAGTATGTTTGGAAGCACTGAGGTTTTCATGGCTGCCACTTCAAGGTAATATCTGTAGCCCACTCGCAAATTTTCTACTGAAGAAATCAATTGGCATATCTCTGCAATCCTATTGGGAAGGTACAAATTCTTTTGCGGTGATGTTGACACCAAGTCTGCAAATGTACGAGCATAAGAACAAATTCAGTTTACTGGAGCATGATATATCAGTGGTTCTCCGTGTTGCTCATGGTAGTATTGTAATTCAGTGCATCCTTGTGCATCAGAAGATGCCCAATTGCAGTTTCGGAAACACATATAGAACAAAGAATTACATCGGAATAGTTGCATATGCGGACTCCCAATGGGCAACTACATGGTTCTTTTCCTTGGTGTGTGTGGCTGTATATAAGAGGTTCCATGGCATGTATTGTTCCGTTGCACGACATGACATCACCACTTCCAACAGTGCATCATTCTTCTTAAGGGGGCCTCCTTATTGTTTATGTCTTGGAGGAGATATGCTATATAGTAGCATTATCAGTGCACATATGGCATCTGCTTCGCTGGCCAGAAAAGGGTTAGGCAGAGATGCTCATTTCTTGTTCCTTGGGTCCTCTTGCTCTGATTCAGTCCTGTTGATCTTTGAAACATTCGACTGGCGAATTGCCTGGCCACCCCCCTCTAGAGGTCATGTTCTTGTCTCCAGCTATATCAACTGCTTCAGTTTCTTCCAAGTTTACTTGGTTGTGGATCGCTTCTCGTTGAACTTGTTGGTTTTGTGTGTGGCTGAGCTCTTCACCTATAATTCTGAAATTTCCCAATGGATAATAGCTTGGTTTCTCAAGTTGGGGCATTCTGCCAGTGCTATCATGTTGAAGCAAGCATTCTCTCAGTCACTGGAATTATGGCATATTACTGTTCTTGGTAGTACTTTGAAGACAAGTACAATTACTCGTCCTCTAGTCTTGCTTCATTGGGATCCAGGTGTGGGCTTCATAAATGACAGTTGGCTATGCTGGAAATGTTTCTCCTTGAAAGACAATTTCAGCTGGCCTCAGTTTGTTACAAGAAATTTGTTTGTAACCTCACAATGGAACCATGGTCTGCTCAGCTTGATCACTCTTGCAGGGTGGGAGTTCACAAGTAGATACATGTCGATTACCTACAGTAAGCTTGTTCAGGTTACTGGTCATCTCTCTTCACCTTATAATCCACCTGCCACAACTGATTGTATATGGACCAACGACAGGGGGAAAATAGAATGGAGTCTTGGTATTTTCTTGGACTTAAGAAATTGCAGAGAGCTGGAGCACTGGACACGAGAGTCTGAACTGAATTTGAGTGAAATACCAGTTTCAGAGACTAGAACAAGTGGGGCACCAAACATTAAAATGGATATTGTGTGCCGACTTATTCATCAATGGAAAGAATATTTTCTTGATGGGAGGATTGCGACGTTGCCCATGATAAAAATTGGAGAAGCTATCACATATGTGAGGGTTGAGAGCGACAACCGTGCATGGCTGCTTTGTCCAGAGCAGTTCTATACTAGCCTTGATGGAATTCTGCCGTTCATATGCGACTTGGGTAACTCCATGTTCTTATGTGGCTGA